In one window of Juglans regia cultivar Chandler chromosome 3, Walnut 2.0, whole genome shotgun sequence DNA:
- the LOC109011281 gene encoding receptor-like protein 51, which translates to MAPPPRPPRFFFTLLLFILSVTTTASKSISLSPTPSPTSSPTPTRPTPTTPSSSSSPSTLDPKQLRALQSLNIPTSKDPCQSKNNATLLCDSSKPFRHLLSLSLSNCSADDVALSFTALKSLSSLHSLSFLNCPISPIRFPSELASSLISFTCIHSLRTLTGLWLSRLHNLTDLTVSSTPVNASGPYVILGNMKKLKSITISHANLSGNIPRHLNLNLTHLDFSGNRLRGKIPSSITLLEDLELLNLSSNALVGEIPTSFGDLISLKNASLASNSLSGSIPESMSAIPSLVHIDLSSNQLNGTIPRFFSEMKSLKYLNLANNDFHGVMPFNGSFIKRLAVFKVGGNSNLCYNHSVLSSKLKLGIAPCDKHGLPMSPPPSKADSSADDSTSDSDYDESDGDDSDDKKEHHHGPSKVVLGVAIGLSSIVFLIIFLVLLSKWCR; encoded by the coding sequence ATGGCACCACCCCCACGACCACCGCGATTCTTCTTCACTCTCTTGCTATTCATCCTCTCCGTCACCACCACGGCCTCCAAATCTATCTCCCTGTCACCGACACCCTCCCCCACTTCCTCCCCAACCCCAACTAGGCCTACTCCAACCACtccctcttcatcttcttcacccTCCACGCTCGATCCGAAGCAACTCAGGGCCCTGCAGTCCCTCAACATCCCAACCTCTAAGGACCCGTGCCAAAGCAAGAACAACGCCACCCTCCTCTGTGACTCCTCCAAGCCCTTCCGCCACCtcctttccctctccctctccaacTGCTCCGCAGACGACGTCGCTCTTTCCTTCACCGCCCTCAAATCCCTCTCTTCCCTCCATTCTCTCTCCTTCCTCAACTGCCCCATCTCCCCCATTCGTTTCCCTTCCGAACTCGCCTCCTCCCTCATTTCCTTCACCTGTATTCACTCCCTCAGAACTCTCACTGGCCTCTGGCTCTCTCGCCTCCATAATCTCACCGACCTCACCGTCTCTTCCACGCCCGTCAATGCCTCCGGCCCTTATGTCATTCTCGGTAACATGAAGAAACTTAAGTCCATAACCATCTCCCACGCCAATCTCTCCGGAAATATTCCTAGGCACTTGAATCTTAACCTTACACACCTCGATTTTTCGGGTAATAGGCTCAGGGGGAAGATACCCAGCTCCATCACGCTTCTCGAAGACCTCGAACTCTTGAATCTTTCGTCGAATGCGCTCGTTGGTGAGATACCCACTTCGTTTGGGGACTTGATTTCACTAAAGAACGCGTCCTTGGCGTCGAATTCTTTGTCCGGGTCCATACCGGAGTCGATGTCGGCAATACCGAGTTTGGTTCACATTGATCTGAGCTCAAACCAGTTGAATGGTACGATTCCGAGGTTCTTTTCGGAGATGAAGAGCTTGAAGTACTTGAATCTCGCGAACAATGACTTTCATGGGGTTATGCCATTCAATGGGAGTTTCATTAAGAGGTTAGCTGTGTTTAAGGTCGGGGGGAATAGCAATTTGTGCTATAACCATTCAGTTTTGTCATCAAAGTTGAAGCTTGGCATTGCTCCATGTGATAAGCACGGATTGCCGATGTCGCCGCCTCCGTCTAAAGCTGATTCCTCTGCGGATGATAGTACCAGTGATTCGGACTACGATGAGAGTGATGGGGACGATTCCGATGACAAGAAAGAACATCATCACGGACCAAGTAAGGTTGTTCTTGGAGTGGCAATTGGGCTTTCTTctattgtttttcttattattttcttagttCTTCTCTCAAAATGGTGTCgttaa